GGCGCTGGCCCATCTCAACGAACAGCTGGCCGAGGCGGCCGACGCGGTGATCGAAATACGCGCGGGGACGCCGCTGCTGCTGAAGGGAGAATGTCCATGGATTGGTTGAAACCGTTTTGGATCGCGCTGTCCACATATTCGGCGATTCCCGTGCCGCAGTGCGAATGGGACGAAAAGTCGCTGAGCCGTTCGTTCTGTTTTCTGCCCGCGGTCGGCCTGCTGATCGGCGCGGCGCAGGGCGCGTGGCTGTGGCTGTGCTGGTTTGCCGGCTTCAATCTGCTGCTGCGCAGCGCCGTGGCCGTGGCCATCCCGCTGCTGCTCAGCGGCGGCATCCACATGGACGGCTTCTGCGACACCATGGACGCGCTCGGCTCGCGCCAGCCGCCGCAGCGCTGTCTGGAGATCATGAAGGACTCGCGCTCCGGCGCGTTCGCGATTATTTACTGCGGCGTTTATCTCGTGCTCGATCTCGGCCTCGTCAGCGAGACGGCAGGCCTGCCGGGGGTTTTTTGCCTGGTCTTCACGCTGTCGCGCGCCGTTTCCGCGCTGTCGGTCGTCAGCCGCAAA
Above is a genomic segment from Pyramidobacter piscolens W5455 containing:
- a CDS encoding adenosylcobinamide-GDP ribazoletransferase, with the translated sequence MDWLKPFWIALSTYSAIPVPQCEWDEKSLSRSFCFLPAVGLLIGAAQGAWLWLCWFAGFNLLLRSAVAVAIPLLLSGGIHMDGFCDTMDALGSRQPPQRCLEIMKDSRSGAFAIIYCGVYLVLDLGLVSETAGLPGVFCLVFTLSRAVSALSVVSRKNARGGGMLARFQEPAQTLLVRRCAWGWIAACAVAMDFCDLYAGTGALLGGVAAWFAYHAMAQKRFGGITGDTSGFFVQTLELAMLAGMALGQAAEIARFSLCRSF